From a single Oreochromis niloticus isolate F11D_XX linkage group LG3, O_niloticus_UMD_NMBU, whole genome shotgun sequence genomic region:
- the LOC109195645 gene encoding zinc finger BED domain-containing protein 1 produces the protein MEKQEQDGLLDGEFKYKKNIDGTINKRVVICTHCSKEFQFHRSNSTLKYHLNAKHAFVGAAASPGLRQTTLSERRPLGKSSLDKLTDNIAKWIAKDCRPLSIVEDKGFADVLKVASQDASYKPPARSTITIRIHELYETEKKKKEEALVHTECVALTGDHWTSLSNDNYLGVTAHLITEAWGLTSFALTIMKTEERHFAEACAEQFQTVARRWRIEEKVTTVGTDSARNMIAAARIMPFNHMPCTAHILQRCITVSLADSGFVTALAKCRKIVGHFKHSPANTAELNAEQVSLGRKQEPLAQDVPTHWNSTLEMVKRLIRNQTAVTATLDKQKHKLVLLTPPEWDKLQRLETLLEPCRYVTELLGGEAYVSCSVVLPAFCHLRRVMEVTDEDPAYVVRFKEKFKEDLASRQEHTNYAWLQIATALDPRFKDLRSVPKTDREAVWTTLAGMLHEDSPRRSHTAEEGPAKKRLSLLQMDSDSESEEEVEQDRAIQRYRAEPCTALEDCPLQWWAAHAGAHSQLARLARRYLATPASTVPCERLFSVAGHIVNKKRSALHSENVDKLVCLSNWLKDE, from the exons ATGGAGAAGCAGGAACAGGATGGCCTTCTGGATGGGGAATTTAAATACAAGAAGAACATAGATGGGACAATAAACAAACGCGTTGTAATTTGCACTCACTGTAGTAAAGAGTTTCaatttcaccgttcaaattcaACCTTAAAATACCACCTTAATGCCAAACACGCGTTTGTCGGGGCAGCAGCTTCACCCGGCCTGCGTCAGACCACTCTTAGTGAACGCAGGCCACTCGGTAAGTCTTCTTTGGACAAACTGACCGACAATATAGCCAAATGGATAGCAAAGGACTGTAGACCGCTaagcattgtggaggacaagGGCTTTGCGGATGTTTTAAAGGTTGCATCTCAGGACGCGTCCTACAAGCCCCCAGCGAGAAGCACAATAACAATTCGAATCCACGAACTGTATGAAacggagaaaaagaaaaaagaagaggctTTAGTTCACACAGAATGCGTGGCTCTGACAGGAGACCACTGGACATCATTGAGTAATGACAATTACCTGGGAGTTACTGCGCATTTAATCACTGAAGCCTGGGGTCTGACATCCTTTGCGCTGACTATAATGAAAACGGAAGAGCGGCACTTTGCGGAGGCTTGTGCAGAGCAGTTCCAGACTGTTGCTCGCAGGTGGAGAATTGAGGAGAAGGTGACAACAGTAGGCACGGACAGTGCGCGTAATATGATCGCCGCGGCTCGCATCATGCCATTCAATCACATGCCGTGTACCGCGCACATTCTACAGAGATGCATCACAGTGAGTCTCGCAGACAGTGGCTTTGTCACTGCGCTGGCCAAATGCCGCAAAATTGTTGGCCATTTTAAGCACAGCCcagcaaacacagcagagctGAACGCAGAGCAGGTGTCACTGGGGCGCAAGCAGGAGCCGTTGGCCCAGGACGTGCCTACGCACTGGAACTCCACGCTGGAGATGGTGAAGCGCTTGATCCGCAACCAAACTGCAGTAACCGCGACTCTGgataaacaaaagcataaaCTTGTCCTCCTGACGCCTCCAGAGTGGGACAAACTCCAGAGACTGGAGACACTTCTAGAGCCCTGCAG ATATGTGACTGAACTGCTGGGAGGAGAAGCCTACGTCTCCTGCTCTGTAGTTCTACCAGCCTTCTGCCACCTGCGCCGTGTCATGGAAGTAACTGATGAGGACCCTGCATATGTGGTGAGGTTTAAAGAGAAGTTTAAGGAAGACCTTGCTTCCCGTCAGGAACATACCAACTATGCATGGCTCCAGATCGCAACTGCACTGGACCCACGTTTTAAAGACCTACGCAGTGTGCCCAAGACTGACAGAGAAGCAGTGTGGACCACACTGGCAGGCATGCTGCATGAAGACTCTCCTAGAAGATCACACACTGCAGAAGAAGGTCCAGCCAAGAAGAGGCTGAGCCTGCTGCAGATGGACTCTGACTCTGAGTCAGAGGAGGAGGTAGAGCAGGACAGAGCCATACAGCGCTACAGAGCAGAGCCCTGCACTGCCTTAGAGGACTGTCCCTTACAGTGGTGGGCAGCTCATGCAGGAGCCCACAGCCAGCTGGCCCGCCTTGCTCGCAGATACCTGGCCACTCCTGCCTCCACAGTGCCCTGTGAGAGGCTGTTCTCTGTAGCAGGGCACATTGTGAACAAGAAGAGGTCTGCTCTGCACTCAGAGAACGTGGACAAGTTGGTTTGTCTCAGCAACTGGCTGAAGGATGAGTAG
- the sema4f gene encoding semaphorin-4F translates to MTLSGAMLSLFVLLVFLSAGSSAATLSARRDTILGSETFGDVANFSTFLLDRSSGMLFLGARDAILAVDTKKLNEKKPLKIIWDVSDDKRKSCEGKGKTEGDCRNYIRLLEFLGDGRIYVCGTYAFDPQCAFLNATTFTLEEVDGMVKMESGKGKCPFEPSQHYTAIMADGLLYTAATSNFLGTLFDISRATGPEQERIRTERSINWLSDPEFVSSAFIEQSAGNPTGDDDKIYFFFNEVAKEYDFYTKVKVPRVARVCKSDVGGMKTLQRRWTTFLKAQLVCEDKPSGQRYNVLTDVFTMQHIPGDPSSTHFYGLFTSQWEQVDLSAVCVFSLSDISKVLDGPFKELKKSCDNWINHEPIPSPRPGQCLNSALKAEGFESSLKLPDKVLTFVRDHPLMENSVTAAPLLVRKGISYTKLAVNLKDGSEERRAAVLYLGTDRGELHQVAVVGQNVTLLQETPLFTSQEPVNNILLHKGHALVGSPLSLARVQAEGCALYRSCEVCARARGLGCVWSTKEEACKQTTEEPGPGDVVDAALKKCNVAEGRCNPSPQVLQVFRGLRLLLPCVQLSPRPCSWEYPLHRHTRQHNSDLEVVVTDDNLGNYVCTCQEGGPAVRDPTPCRRAAYYLTLEAPSVEKVSTSEGRHILALYIFAILLFLSFVAVIIYFVKRRCGIARNLPDNSLSSGKGRDLLGSSATPQSPSSSSLFSDGFRMAEKRNGTATSTTTTTLLSNHGNGGHSYSDTLISSNSINGHGNSLYANCNTSGSGRRLGPEFLSPDMLDRRTGERERVSSEGGERESGGGKRWRRV, encoded by the exons ACACCATCCTGGGTTCAGAGACGTTCGGGGATGTGGCAAACTTCAGCACCTTCTTGCTGGACCGCTCATCGGGCATGCTGTTCCTGGGTGCCAGGGATGCCATACTGGCTGTAGATACCAAGAAGCTCAATGAAAAAAAACCATTAAAG ATCATTTGGGATGTCTCAGACGACAAGAGGAAGTCATGTGAGGGAAAGGGAAAGACAGAG GGCGACTGCAGGAACTACATCCGACTGTTGGAGTTCCTGGGAGATGGTCGCATCTATGTGTGCGGCACCTACGCTTTCGACCCTCAGTGTGCCTTCTTG AATGCCACTACATTTACTCTGGAAGAAGTTGATGGAATGGTGAAGATGGAGTCAGGGAAGGGAAAGTGTCCTTTTGAGCCCAGTCAGCATTACACAGCTATTATGGCAG aTGGTCTCCTTTACACAGCAGCTACCAGCAACTTCCTGGGAACACTCTTCGACATCTCCCGGGCAACGGGCCCTGAGCAGGAGCGCATCCGAACTGAACGATCCATCAACTGGCTCAGCG ACCCAGAATTTGTCAGCTCAGCTTTCATAGAGCAGTCTGCAGGAAACCCGACAGGAGACGATGACAAAATCTACTTCTTCTTTAACGAGGTGGCCAAAGAGTATGACTTCTACACCAAAGTCAAAGTACCCAGGGTGGCCCGGGTCTGCAAG TCTGATGTGGGAGGGATGAAGACTCTGCAGCGACGTTGGACCACCTTTCTCAAGGCTCAGCTGGTGTGCGAGGACAAGCCCAGCGGCCAGCGCTATAACGTCCTAACTGATGTTTTCACCATGCAACATATTCCAGGCGACCCCAGCAGCACACACTTCTATGGACTGTTCACCTCCCAGTG GGAGCAAGTAGACCTGTCGGCCGTGTGTGTTTTCAGCCTGTCTGACATCAGCAAAGTGTTGGATGGTCCGTTTAAAGAGCTGAAGAAGAGCTGCGACAACTGGATCAATCATGAGCCGATCCCCTCACCGCGGCCTGGCCAG TGCTTAAACAGTGCATTAAAGGCTGAGGGCTTTGAGTCCTCCCTAAAACTTCCTGACAAGGTGCTGACATTTGTGAGGGACCACCCTCTGATGGAGAACAGTGTGACTGCAGCACCCCTGCTGGTTCGAAAGGGAATCAGTTACACCAAACTGGCTGTAAATCTGAAGGACGGCAGCGAGGAGCGGAGGGCAGCAGTGCTGTATCTAGGAACAG ACCGTGGGGAGCTCCACCAGGTGGCGGTAGTGGGCCAGAATGTCACCTTACTGCAGGAGACTCCTCTGTTCACATCACAGGAACCTGTTAACAATATATTACTGCACAAG GGCCATGCTCTGGTGGGCAGCCCTCTGTCTCTGGCTCGTGTCCAAGCTGAAGGCTGCGCTCTGTATCGCAGCTGTGAGGTGTGCGCCAGAGCCAGAGGACTGGGCTGTGTGTGGAGCACAAAGGAGGAAGcctgcaagcaaacaacagAAGA GCCCGGTCCCGGTGATGTGGTAGATGCTGCCTTAAAAAAGTGTAATGTAGCAGAAG GTCGCTGCAATCCGTCGCCCCAAGTGCTGCAAGTGTTCCGGGGCCTGCGCCTCTTGTTGCCGTGTGTCCAGCTGTCCCCTCGGCCCTGTAGCTGGGAGTATCCTCTCCACAGACACACCAGGCAGCACAACTCTGACCTGGAGGTGGTTGTCACTGACGACAATCTGGGAAACTATGTCTGCACGTGCCAG GAGGGGGGGCCGGCAGTCAGAGACCCCACCCCTTGCCGCAGAGCAGCCTATTACCTGACACTAGAAGCTCCCAGTGTCGAAAAAGTATCAACATCTGAAGGTCGTCATATCCTGGCCTTGTACATATTTGCCATCTTactatttttaagttttgtcGCCGTCATTATCTACTTTGTGAAACGGCGGTGTGGGATTGCCCGCAACCTGCCAGATAATTCGTTGTCATCGGGAAAGGGGCGGGACTTGCTGGGTTCCTCGGCCACTCCTCAATCCCCCAGCAGCTCCAGTCTTTTCTCGGATGGATTCCGGATGGCGGAAAAACGGAACGGGACGGCGACCTCGACCACAACAACCACGCTCCTTAGCAACCATGGAAACGGTGGGCACAGTTACAGCGACACTCTGATAAGCAGCAACTCCATCAACGGCCATGGGAATTCTCTGTATGCCAACTGCAACACAAGCGGCAGCGGGAGGAGGCTTGGCCCTGAATTTCTATCACCAGATATGCTGGACAGAAGGACGGGGGAGCGGGAGAGAGTGAGCTctgaggggggagagagagagtcaggGGGGGggaagaggtggaggagggtCTGA